The following are encoded together in the Salinibacterium sp. UTAS2018 genome:
- a CDS encoding histidine phosphatase family protein, producing MPADLIHLVRHGEVHNPDRILYGRLPGYHLSELGHQMADLAAASLEQRPLRALYASPLLRAQESAHPWSQRSGLAVTPEERIIEPHNWFEGGRLQFPQVLAQPKAWPHLINPFKPSWGEAYVSIEARMLAAIDDAWAAADGGEVVMVSHQLPIVMVARSVKKMRLAHDPRNRRCTLSSITTLAREGDHFVEVDYQEPAGELLAASIDLGAV from the coding sequence GTGCCAGCAGACCTCATCCATCTCGTCCGCCATGGTGAAGTGCACAATCCCGACCGCATTCTCTATGGCCGTCTTCCCGGGTATCACCTCAGTGAACTCGGCCATCAGATGGCCGACCTCGCCGCTGCTAGCCTCGAACAACGGCCCCTCCGGGCGCTCTACGCGAGCCCGCTGCTGCGTGCCCAAGAGTCGGCGCACCCCTGGTCACAGCGCTCCGGACTCGCGGTGACGCCCGAAGAACGCATCATCGAGCCCCACAACTGGTTCGAGGGCGGTCGCTTGCAATTTCCTCAGGTGCTCGCGCAACCCAAGGCCTGGCCACACCTCATCAACCCATTCAAGCCCAGTTGGGGTGAGGCCTACGTCAGCATTGAAGCGCGGATGCTCGCCGCGATTGACGACGCGTGGGCCGCCGCCGATGGTGGCGAAGTTGTAATGGTGAGCCACCAATTGCCGATCGTGATGGTCGCTCGCTCCGTCAAAAAAATGCGCCTCGCGCACGACCCCCGCAACCGTCGCTGCACGCTGTCGAGCATCACGACGCTCGCTCGCGAGGGCGACCATTTCGTCGAGGTTGACTATCAGGAACCTGCGGGAGAATTGCTCGCAGCATCCATCGATTTAGGAGCAGTGTGA
- a CDS encoding TlpA disulfide reductase family protein, which yields MNRRLIAIVVAFAALATVSCSSPNESLAQQYENGSDEGYISGDGSTVEIPASNRDEPIAYDATLDTGETVASSDFAGSVYVVNFWYSSCPPCRLEAPDLAELSEQYTEVPFLGVNVADTAETSRTFADEFSIPYASVVDATTAGVQLAFAGSVPPNAVPTTLVVDREGRVAARISGLVRDPSILAAMIDSVVAEEQ from the coding sequence GTGAACCGCCGTCTCATCGCCATTGTTGTGGCGTTCGCCGCACTCGCCACGGTTTCGTGTTCCAGCCCGAACGAGTCTCTGGCCCAGCAGTACGAGAACGGTTCGGATGAGGGCTACATTTCGGGCGATGGTTCGACCGTCGAAATCCCGGCGAGCAACCGCGATGAACCCATCGCGTACGACGCCACGCTTGACACCGGCGAAACAGTCGCAAGCAGCGACTTCGCGGGCTCGGTTTACGTGGTCAACTTCTGGTATTCCAGTTGCCCGCCGTGCCGCCTCGAAGCTCCTGACCTTGCTGAACTGAGCGAGCAATACACCGAAGTGCCATTCCTCGGCGTCAACGTGGCAGATACCGCTGAGACTTCGCGTACTTTCGCCGACGAATTCAGCATTCCCTACGCCTCTGTTGTGGATGCCACGACCGCGGGCGTTCAACTCGCGTTCGCCGGCTCCGTGCCTCCCAACGCGGTGCCGACCACTCTCGTGGTCGACCGTGAAGGTAGAGTCGCCGCGCGCATCAGTGGTCTGGTGCGTGACCCGAGCATCCTCGCAGCGATGATCGATTCCGTCGTCGCCGAGGAACAGTAA
- a CDS encoding cytochrome c biogenesis CcdA family protein, giving the protein MSNPVGELILDGNLLIAIPIALLAGLVSFASPCVLPLVPGYLGYIGGFTSAEEKGSTKRLVLGVGLFILGFTVVFVAFTVLFGTAGLLLRPWLDLITRIAGALVIVMGVVFIGQVTFAQRTIKPKFKVATGLAGAPLLGVVFALGWTPCVGPTLIAVGSMVLDGGDPGRAAIVGIAYSLGLGIPFLLVALGLNWATGSVAWMRRHIRLINLIGGALLVLIGVLMVTGVWRAIVTSLGAVIGGFDTLL; this is encoded by the coding sequence GTGTCTAACCCTGTCGGCGAGCTCATCCTCGACGGCAACCTTCTTATCGCGATCCCGATCGCGCTTCTCGCGGGCCTCGTCTCGTTCGCATCGCCCTGTGTTCTGCCTCTCGTGCCGGGTTACCTCGGCTACATCGGTGGGTTCACGAGCGCAGAGGAGAAGGGCAGTACGAAGCGTCTTGTTCTCGGCGTTGGCCTGTTCATCCTCGGTTTCACGGTCGTGTTCGTCGCGTTCACGGTGCTGTTCGGCACGGCGGGCCTTCTGCTGCGACCGTGGCTCGACCTGATCACGCGCATCGCCGGTGCTCTCGTGATCGTGATGGGTGTCGTGTTCATCGGGCAGGTCACCTTCGCGCAGCGCACGATCAAACCCAAGTTCAAGGTCGCAACCGGCCTCGCTGGGGCGCCGCTATTGGGCGTGGTCTTCGCCCTCGGCTGGACCCCGTGCGTTGGCCCGACTCTTATCGCCGTCGGCAGCATGGTCTTGGATGGCGGCGATCCGGGCCGCGCCGCTATCGTCGGCATCGCCTACAGTCTCGGTCTCGGCATCCCGTTCCTCTTGGTGGCTCTCGGCCTCAACTGGGCGACCGGATCGGTGGCGTGGATGCGCCGCCACATCCGACTTATTAACCTGATTGGTGGAGCACTGCTCGTGCTGATCGGCGTACTCATGGTCACCGGCGTGTGGCGTGCAATCGTGACAAGTTTGGGGGCGGTGATCGGTGGTTTCGACACACTCCTCTGA
- a CDS encoding cytochrome c biogenesis protein ResB has product MDAPAPARDSKIQQPRLGFVGYARFFWRQLTSMRTALFLLLLLAVAAIPGSLVPQITSDPNGVIAYRNNYPDTAAVLDFFQVFNTYSSVWFSSIYLLLFISLIGCVLPRTKHHFDALRASPPKTPARLSRLQGFTTRTTEADVDSTIDSARRLLRSQRYRTELYGDSVSAERGYLRETGNLVFHAALVGVLVTVGLGGGFGYTGQRVIVEGYAFSNSLASYDSFNPGRFFTDDALDPYTVALDSFEPVYEQTNRQAIGQAIDFTANVTTTVRGEQPQQSQIKVNEPLSLSGTNLYLLGNGYAPVLTVRDADDKVVWSQPTPCLPFDANLGSTCVIKIPDGLNQQIGMLGFLYPTTGTLGSGALASVYPDLISPTLTLEVYEGDLGLDNGQGANAYALNTDSLEQVAGRNSEAETLRLTPGDRLELPNGLGSVELASIPRFVSLDVHHDPSQLPVLIFAILVISGLVTSLFVPRRRMWVAARADGAGTTTIEYAALARGDDPTLEAAVTDFADKHSQQLRVRV; this is encoded by the coding sequence ATGGATGCTCCGGCGCCCGCGCGGGACAGCAAGATTCAGCAGCCGCGGCTCGGCTTCGTTGGCTACGCGCGGTTCTTCTGGCGTCAGCTCACGAGTATGCGCACCGCGCTGTTCTTGCTGCTGCTTCTCGCGGTGGCGGCCATCCCCGGCTCGCTCGTTCCGCAGATCACGTCTGACCCCAACGGTGTCATCGCCTACCGCAACAACTATCCCGATACTGCCGCGGTGCTCGACTTCTTCCAAGTCTTCAACACCTACAGCTCGGTGTGGTTCTCGTCGATCTACCTGCTGCTCTTCATTTCCTTGATCGGCTGCGTGCTTCCGCGCACCAAGCATCACTTCGACGCGTTGCGCGCGAGCCCGCCCAAAACGCCGGCCCGCCTTTCGCGGTTGCAAGGCTTCACCACGCGCACGACCGAAGCGGATGTTGACAGCACCATCGACTCCGCGCGCCGCCTGCTGCGCTCGCAGCGTTATCGCACCGAGCTTTACGGAGACTCGGTCAGCGCCGAGCGTGGCTACCTGCGCGAAACCGGAAACCTCGTATTCCATGCCGCGCTCGTGGGCGTGCTCGTCACGGTTGGCCTTGGCGGGGGCTTCGGCTACACGGGTCAGCGCGTCATCGTTGAGGGTTATGCGTTCAGCAACTCTCTTGCCAGTTACGACTCGTTCAACCCGGGCCGCTTCTTCACGGATGATGCGCTCGATCCGTACACCGTCGCTCTCGACTCCTTCGAGCCGGTCTACGAGCAAACCAACCGCCAGGCCATTGGGCAAGCGATCGACTTCACCGCCAACGTCACCACGACTGTGCGCGGCGAGCAACCGCAGCAGTCGCAAATCAAGGTCAACGAACCCCTGAGTCTCAGCGGAACAAACCTGTACCTCCTCGGTAACGGCTACGCCCCCGTTCTCACCGTGCGCGACGCCGATGACAAGGTCGTGTGGTCGCAGCCAACGCCGTGCCTCCCGTTCGACGCCAACCTCGGCAGCACGTGCGTCATCAAGATTCCGGATGGCCTCAATCAGCAGATCGGAATGCTCGGCTTTCTCTATCCGACCACCGGCACGCTCGGTTCTGGCGCTCTCGCTTCGGTCTATCCCGACCTCATCTCGCCCACGCTCACGTTGGAGGTGTACGAGGGCGACCTCGGCCTCGACAATGGCCAGGGCGCTAATGCCTACGCGCTGAACACTGACTCCCTCGAGCAAGTCGCGGGGCGCAACTCTGAGGCCGAAACGCTGCGGTTGACGCCCGGTGACCGCCTCGAGCTGCCCAACGGTCTCGGCAGTGTCGAGTTGGCGAGCATCCCGCGCTTCGTGTCGCTGGATGTGCACCACGACCCCTCACAGCTGCCCGTGCTGATTTTCGCCATTCTCGTGATCAGCGGGCTCGTGACGAGTCTGTTCGTTCCGCGACGCCGCATGTGGGTCGCCGCGCGCGCTGATGGTGCGGGAACAACAACAATTGAGTACGCGGCACTGGCCCGCGGTGACGACCCCACGCTGGAGGCCGCCGTCACTGATTTCGCCGACAAACATTCCCAGCAACTGAGAGTTAGGGTGTAG
- the ccsB gene encoding c-type cytochrome biogenesis protein CcsB, producing the protein MTETFVSYSLIAVYSAMAIYTFAFILFAVDLARRSAESSDASAASATGLASASAQQASVMAQSSAAGGTSTLTATAGPDAEPRAPRSPISLKLAMAMTVLAWALHVSAVIFRGVAAGRVPWANMFEFTLTATALIVGVFLAVQFWQDLRFLGSFITGFALLALGIGTSSFYVDVVPLPPALQSAWLVIHVFVASLSTGFFALAAGLSIVQLMQARREAGKALKLRFLDTLPAADRLETLAYRLTVVGFVMWTFTLIAGAVWAERAWGRYWGWDTKEVWTFIIWTLYAGYIHARATRGWRGSRSAWLAIVGFLAIVFNFTIVNLFFKGLHAYSGL; encoded by the coding sequence GTGACTGAGACCTTCGTGTCGTATTCGCTGATTGCGGTTTATTCAGCGATGGCGATCTATACCTTCGCGTTCATTCTGTTCGCCGTCGACTTGGCGCGCCGCTCGGCAGAGTCGAGCGATGCGTCCGCAGCGAGTGCGACCGGCCTAGCTTCGGCATCCGCCCAGCAAGCTAGCGTGATGGCCCAGAGTTCCGCCGCTGGTGGTACAAGCACGCTCACTGCGACGGCTGGCCCTGACGCCGAGCCTCGCGCCCCGCGGTCTCCCATTTCGCTCAAGCTCGCCATGGCCATGACGGTTCTCGCGTGGGCGCTTCACGTCAGCGCTGTGATCTTCCGCGGTGTTGCGGCCGGCCGCGTGCCGTGGGCCAACATGTTCGAATTCACGCTCACCGCCACCGCCCTCATCGTCGGTGTCTTTCTCGCCGTTCAGTTCTGGCAAGATCTTCGCTTCCTCGGCTCGTTCATTACGGGCTTCGCGCTGCTCGCGCTCGGCATCGGAACGTCGAGTTTTTATGTGGATGTCGTACCCCTGCCGCCGGCGCTGCAGTCGGCCTGGTTGGTCATCCACGTCTTCGTCGCTAGCCTCAGCACCGGGTTCTTTGCTCTCGCCGCCGGGCTCTCCATCGTGCAGCTTATGCAGGCCCGTCGCGAGGCAGGCAAGGCGCTCAAGCTTCGCTTCCTCGACACTCTGCCCGCTGCTGACCGACTCGAAACCTTGGCCTACCGCCTCACAGTGGTCGGCTTCGTCATGTGGACCTTCACGCTTATCGCCGGCGCTGTCTGGGCTGAGCGCGCCTGGGGTCGCTACTGGGGTTGGGACACCAAGGAAGTCTGGACCTTCATCATCTGGACCTTGTATGCCGGGTATATTCACGCCCGAGCAACGCGCGGTTGGCGCGGCTCGCGTTCGGCGTGGCTGGCGATCGTCGGGTTCCTCGCCATCGTCTTCAACTTCACGATTGTGAACCTCTTCTTCAAAGGACTTCACGCCTACTCAGGCCTCTAA
- a CDS encoding o-succinylbenzoate synthase produces MFPSVNEILDTAHVVSLPMTSRFRGIDQREALLFRGPQGWSEFSPFVEYDDVEATPWLLAAIDYAYNEQPPLVRDHVWVNATVPAVPADLVEAVLERFHGCRTAKVKVAEPGQTLADDVARVAEVRRVMGPTGRIRVDANGAWNVDEAERAVHAFAEYDLEYVEQPCATVEELGELRTRIKYMGIPVAADESVRKAADPLAVARAGAADLLVIKAQPLGGISRALAIVNDAGLPVVVSSALETSVGLAMGAHLAAAIDPLDYDCGLATASLLAADVTPAPLRARDGQLEVRRVEADEALLTRWAASPERTQWWLDRLTRCHELGKNYSPQ; encoded by the coding sequence ATGTTCCCTTCAGTGAACGAAATTCTCGACACCGCTCACGTGGTGTCCCTGCCCATGACGTCACGCTTTCGTGGCATCGATCAACGTGAAGCGCTGTTGTTCCGCGGCCCGCAAGGGTGGAGCGAGTTTTCGCCCTTCGTCGAGTACGACGATGTCGAAGCAACGCCGTGGCTACTCGCTGCCATCGACTACGCCTACAACGAGCAGCCGCCCCTCGTGCGCGATCATGTCTGGGTCAATGCCACCGTGCCCGCAGTGCCTGCCGACCTCGTCGAGGCGGTTCTCGAGCGCTTTCACGGCTGCCGCACCGCCAAAGTAAAGGTGGCCGAACCCGGTCAGACCTTGGCGGATGACGTTGCTCGCGTCGCCGAGGTGCGTCGCGTGATGGGGCCGACCGGTCGCATTCGCGTCGACGCCAACGGCGCCTGGAACGTGGATGAGGCGGAGCGTGCCGTTCATGCCTTCGCCGAATACGACCTCGAGTACGTTGAACAGCCCTGTGCCACGGTGGAAGAGCTGGGCGAGTTGCGCACCCGCATCAAGTACATGGGTATCCCGGTCGCAGCAGACGAGAGCGTGCGCAAGGCCGCTGATCCGCTCGCAGTGGCGCGCGCAGGTGCCGCCGATCTGCTGGTGATTAAGGCACAGCCCCTGGGTGGCATCTCTCGGGCCCTGGCGATCGTGAATGACGCTGGCCTTCCCGTCGTCGTTTCGAGCGCCTTGGAGACTTCGGTGGGGCTTGCAATGGGGGCGCACTTGGCGGCTGCGATCGACCCGCTCGATTACGACTGTGGGCTCGCCACAGCATCCCTGCTCGCCGCCGACGTCACCCCTGCTCCCCTGCGCGCTCGTGACGGCCAACTTGAAGTGCGCCGCGTCGAGGCCGACGAAGCGCTGCTGACACGATGGGCTGCCAGCCCGGAACGCACCCAGTGGTGGCTCGACCGCCTGACGCGCTGTCATGAACTAGGTAAAAATTACTCACCGCAGTAG
- a CDS encoding 1,4-dihydroxy-6-naphthoate synthase — translation MTNPGDIERVATKIVPYYVVGVVDDEETDAPADGESEETVEPEETPVARRPRPRWVGFIAAALGVATLVLLIIAMIVSAGGDYPTGTLLAQVTIVVSISAAVTAALCLVFGLQRRWAAFGLAVAILANPLVVLNVFRFFES, via the coding sequence GTGACTAATCCGGGGGATATCGAGCGCGTAGCGACCAAGATCGTGCCGTATTACGTCGTCGGCGTTGTGGATGACGAAGAAACTGATGCGCCCGCCGACGGTGAATCAGAAGAGACCGTCGAACCGGAGGAGACTCCAGTGGCACGTCGCCCCCGGCCCCGCTGGGTCGGTTTCATCGCCGCAGCGCTCGGCGTTGCGACCCTCGTGCTCTTGATCATCGCCATGATCGTGTCTGCCGGCGGCGATTACCCCACGGGCACACTCCTCGCTCAAGTCACCATCGTGGTGTCGATTTCGGCGGCCGTCACTGCTGCGCTCTGCCTTGTCTTCGGCCTGCAACGTCGGTGGGCGGCATTCGGCCTTGCGGTCGCGATTCTTGCCAATCCGCTGGTTGTGCTGAACGTCTTCCGGTTCTTCGAGAGCTAA
- a CDS encoding 1,4-dihydroxy-2-naphthoyl-CoA synthase: MAPVSEIFDEKLWRSVAGFDDLTDITYHHDVTGTIARIAFDRPEVRNAFRPHTVDELYQTLDDVRQNPRIGVVLLTGNGPSEKDGGWAFCSGGDQRIRGRAGYEYEGQEGATNPTATAGLTEAEVEAEAAAAAGKRRAAAGRLHILEVQRLIRFMPKVVIAVVPGWAAGGGHSLHVVCDLTIASAEHARFKQTDVDVGSFDAGYGSAYFARQVGQKFAREVFFLAREYDAQRALDAGAINASVPHAELEATAYDWATTIMTKSPTAIRMVKFALNAVDDGLVGQQVFAGEATRLAYGTDEAVEGRDSFLQKREPDWSPFPWQY; this comes from the coding sequence ATGGCGCCTGTTTCTGAAATTTTTGATGAGAAGTTGTGGCGATCAGTCGCCGGTTTTGACGATCTCACCGACATCACCTATCACCACGATGTGACGGGAACGATTGCGCGCATCGCGTTCGATCGCCCCGAAGTGCGTAACGCCTTTCGGCCGCACACCGTCGACGAGCTTTACCAAACCCTGGATGACGTGCGCCAGAACCCGCGCATCGGTGTCGTTCTCCTCACCGGCAACGGCCCGAGCGAGAAAGATGGCGGCTGGGCGTTCTGCTCCGGCGGCGACCAGCGCATCCGTGGCCGTGCAGGTTATGAGTACGAAGGCCAAGAGGGCGCGACGAACCCGACAGCCACTGCCGGGCTTACCGAAGCTGAGGTCGAGGCCGAAGCCGCTGCTGCCGCAGGAAAGCGTCGTGCCGCGGCTGGGCGCCTGCACATTCTTGAAGTACAGCGCCTCATCCGCTTTATGCCCAAGGTCGTTATTGCCGTGGTGCCCGGCTGGGCTGCCGGGGGAGGGCACTCACTACACGTGGTCTGTGACCTCACGATTGCCAGCGCCGAGCACGCCCGCTTCAAGCAGACGGATGTCGACGTCGGGTCGTTCGACGCCGGTTACGGCAGCGCCTACTTCGCTCGCCAGGTCGGCCAAAAGTTTGCCCGTGAAGTGTTCTTCCTTGCCCGCGAGTACGACGCGCAGCGTGCCCTCGACGCGGGAGCGATCAACGCCTCCGTGCCGCATGCCGAGCTCGAGGCCACCGCCTACGACTGGGCGACCACGATCATGACCAAGTCGCCGACCGCGATCCGCATGGTCAAGTTCGCCCTCAATGCCGTCGACGACGGACTGGTCGGCCAGCAGGTCTTTGCGGGCGAAGCCACCCGGCTGGCGTACGGCACTGACGAAGCCGTCGAAGGCCGGGACTCGTTCTTGCAGAAGCGTGAACCTGACTGGTCGCCCTTCCCGTGGCAGTACTGA
- a CDS encoding AMP-binding protein, with product MTAENTPTRELWSVDARDPRKVWAALKPALDGSGAAILPHPASPSGLPETVAANVAVVVETSGSTGRPKRVMLSAAALKASAAASDELLGGPGQWLLAVPAHYIAGINVLARSYFAGTEPVMMAPQGFTADAFVAAVAELTAERRFVSLVPVQLARLLESEEAVAALATFTRILVGGQSSPGALLAAARARGLAVSTTYGSSETSGGAVWDGTPLPGVSVRLVDDRIELSGPMLAEGYLDDPRRSAFSFRLSDGVRWYRTDDVGDIVDGVLRVRGRADDMIISGGVKVSLTEVETAVRSLPGQSAAVVVAAPHPEWGEAPVMITTVAIELDALRETIVAQLSAAAAPARVILVNEIPMLSTGKPDKLALASVVLK from the coding sequence GTGACCGCTGAAAACACTCCGACTCGAGAACTCTGGTCCGTCGACGCCCGTGACCCCCGCAAGGTGTGGGCGGCGCTGAAGCCGGCACTCGATGGTTCGGGGGCCGCGATTCTGCCGCACCCGGCCTCCCCCTCTGGCCTGCCAGAGACCGTTGCCGCGAACGTGGCTGTCGTCGTTGAAACGAGCGGATCGACGGGCCGACCCAAGCGCGTGATGCTCAGTGCGGCTGCGTTGAAGGCGAGTGCTGCGGCATCCGATGAACTTCTGGGCGGGCCGGGGCAATGGCTGCTGGCCGTTCCGGCGCACTACATCGCGGGCATCAATGTACTCGCCCGCTCGTATTTTGCGGGTACCGAGCCGGTCATGATGGCGCCTCAGGGGTTTACGGCCGATGCCTTCGTGGCGGCCGTGGCCGAGCTCACCGCCGAGCGCCGTTTCGTGTCTCTCGTACCCGTGCAGCTCGCGCGACTGCTTGAGTCAGAAGAGGCTGTCGCGGCCCTCGCCACGTTCACACGGATCTTGGTGGGTGGGCAATCGTCTCCGGGCGCCCTCCTCGCCGCAGCTCGCGCTCGCGGCCTCGCGGTCTCGACCACCTACGGGTCGAGTGAGACCAGTGGCGGCGCTGTATGGGATGGCACGCCATTGCCCGGGGTCAGCGTGCGACTTGTGGATGACCGCATCGAACTTTCGGGGCCGATGCTCGCCGAGGGCTACCTCGACGACCCACGTCGCAGCGCCTTCTCGTTTCGGCTGAGTGACGGCGTGCGGTGGTACCGCACCGACGATGTCGGCGACATTGTCGATGGAGTGCTGCGGGTTCGCGGCCGCGCCGACGACATGATTATTTCGGGCGGAGTGAAGGTTTCGCTCACCGAGGTGGAGACCGCTGTTCGCTCGCTTCCCGGCCAGAGCGCGGCTGTCGTGGTGGCCGCACCTCACCCGGAATGGGGCGAAGCCCCCGTCATGATCACGACCGTGGCGATTGAACTGGATGCGCTGCGAGAGACAATCGTCGCTCAACTGTCAGCGGCAGCGGCGCCCGCTCGCGTCATCCTCGTCAATGAGATTCCTATGCTTTCGACGGGAAAACCCGACAAACTCGCCTTAGCGTCAGTCGTGCTTAAGTAG
- a CDS encoding 1,4-dihydroxy-2-naphthoate polyprenyltransferase, with product MASPKQQRIDPKTVSPKAGSKSSPPAGKNNGKSASGRPGGRPPKAPKIAKATARDWISGARIQTLPLAFAPVALGTAAAFVLPHNVEGDGWHWVRALLCLVVAVSLQIGVNFANDYSDGVRGTDDHRVGPRRLTASGAARPRTVITVAFVWFGIAAVAGLIIVVRSEHWWLLAVGAAAIVAAYFYTGGKRPYGYLGLGEVFVFIFFGLVATAGTTYVLADSVNLESWLAAVAVGLFAVATLMVNNIRDIAQDKVAGKRTLAVRMGNLPSRIFYVVAMLVPFGILGIYSLLYFNAYLVYFVLLAALPACVIVLTGKTPAELILALKLTGLTALLFGIGLALAIAF from the coding sequence GTGGCCTCTCCCAAACAGCAACGCATCGATCCGAAGACCGTCTCGCCGAAAGCGGGCTCGAAGTCGAGTCCACCCGCGGGTAAGAACAACGGCAAGAGCGCGAGTGGCCGCCCGGGTGGGCGTCCGCCGAAAGCACCCAAGATCGCCAAAGCGACGGCTCGCGATTGGATCAGCGGCGCTCGCATCCAGACGCTGCCGCTCGCTTTTGCCCCCGTGGCTCTGGGCACCGCCGCCGCGTTCGTGCTCCCGCACAACGTTGAAGGTGATGGCTGGCACTGGGTGCGTGCGCTGCTCTGCCTCGTGGTTGCTGTCTCGCTGCAGATCGGGGTGAACTTCGCCAACGACTATTCCGACGGAGTGCGCGGCACGGATGATCACCGCGTTGGTCCTCGTCGCCTCACCGCTTCTGGTGCCGCTCGCCCGCGCACCGTCATCACGGTCGCCTTCGTGTGGTTCGGCATCGCTGCCGTTGCCGGGCTCATCATTGTGGTGCGCAGCGAACATTGGTGGCTGCTGGCGGTCGGAGCGGCAGCGATCGTCGCCGCGTACTTCTACACCGGCGGTAAGCGCCCCTACGGCTACCTCGGCCTTGGTGAGGTTTTCGTCTTCATCTTCTTCGGCCTCGTCGCCACGGCGGGAACCACCTACGTGCTCGCGGATTCCGTGAACCTTGAGTCGTGGCTGGCCGCTGTCGCCGTGGGGCTGTTCGCGGTCGCGACGCTCATGGTCAACAACATCCGAGACATCGCTCAAGACAAGGTTGCGGGCAAGCGAACGCTGGCTGTGCGGATGGGTAACCTGCCGTCGCGCATCTTCTACGTCGTTGCGATGCTCGTACCGTTCGGCATTCTCGGCATCTACTCGCTGCTGTACTTCAACGCGTACCTGGTGTACTTCGTGCTTCTCGCTGCACTGCCCGCGTGTGTCATCGTGCTCACCGGTAAGACGCCGGCCGAGCTGATCTTGGCGCTAAAGCTGACGGGGCTCACTGCTCTGTTGTTCGGTATCGGTCTCGCTCTGGCGATCGCCTTCTAG
- a CDS encoding DUF4229 domain-containing protein produces the protein MKPWIAYSLLRLGVFAAAFTVLMIAGTEPWLAAVIATVLGFAISYVFFGKLRDAVALDFAARREGPSHDPDREAEDAEADLETAADPETAADSATTAEGATRPDAFPRAASLEGDRQSETDTEQQSSEPRQL, from the coding sequence GTGAAACCTTGGATCGCCTACTCGCTGCTCCGCCTCGGAGTGTTCGCTGCGGCGTTCACCGTTCTCATGATTGCGGGCACTGAGCCGTGGCTCGCCGCCGTTATTGCGACAGTGCTCGGTTTCGCCATCTCTTATGTCTTTTTCGGCAAACTTCGGGATGCCGTTGCTCTTGACTTCGCCGCCCGCCGCGAAGGCCCAAGCCACGACCCCGACCGCGAAGCTGAAGACGCTGAGGCCGACCTCGAGACTGCTGCCGACCCCGAGACTGCTGCCGACTCCGCAACCACCGCCGAGGGCGCGACCCGCCCCGACGCGTTTCCGCGCGCTGCCTCGCTAGAAGGCGATCGCCAGAGCGAGACCGATACCGAACAACAGAGCAGTGAGCCCCGTCAGCTTTAG
- a CDS encoding PLD nuclease N-terminal domain-containing protein — translation MPRLLVVLAFALVAVDVFSIVDVVLTDRSRVRALPKFLWILVIVLLPVIGVVLWFMLGKARSSNSGRTRTVAPDDDPDFLRNMRAKEEQDERIRRLEQELADLDDDDKTN, via the coding sequence ATGCCTCGCCTATTGGTCGTTCTCGCTTTCGCGCTTGTGGCGGTTGACGTGTTCTCCATCGTGGACGTGGTCCTTACTGATCGCAGCCGCGTGCGCGCTCTGCCGAAGTTTCTCTGGATTCTCGTGATCGTGCTCTTGCCTGTTATCGGCGTAGTGCTCTGGTTCATGCTCGGTAAGGCACGTAGTTCTAACTCGGGTCGCACGCGCACTGTTGCGCCCGACGACGACCCCGATTTCTTGCGCAACATGCGCGCCAAAGAAGAACAAGATGAGCGCATTCGCCGCCTCGAACAGGAACTAGCAGATCTCGACGATGACGATAAGACCAACTAA